A window from Macaca fascicularis isolate 582-1 chromosome 20, T2T-MFA8v1.1 encodes these proteins:
- the LCAT gene encoding phosphatidylcholine-sterol acyltransferase isoform X3: MGPPGSPWQWVPLLLGLLLPPAAPFWLLNVLFPPHTTPKAELSNHTRPVILVPGCLGNQLEAKLDKPDVVNWMCYRKTEDFFTIWLDLNMFLPLGVDCWIDNTRVVYNRSSGLVSNAPGVQIRVPGFGKTYSVEYLDSSKLAGYLHTLVQNLVNNGYVRDETVRAAPYDWRLEPGQQEEYYHKLAGLVEEMHAAYGKPVFLIGHSLGCLHLLYFLLRQPQAWKDRFIDGFISLGAPWGGSIKPMLVLASGAPLPRDVLY, encoded by the exons ATGGGGCCGCCCGGCTCCCCATGGCAGTGGGTGCCGCTGCTGCTGGGGCTGCTGCTCCCTCCTGCCGCCCCCTTCTGGCTCCTCAATGTGCTCTTCCCCCCGCACACCACGCCCAAGGCTGAGCTCAGTAACCACACACGGCCCGTCATCCTCG TGCCCGGCTGCCTGGGGAATCAGCTAGAAGCCAAGCTGGACAAGCCAGATGTGGTGAACTGGATGTGCTACCGCAAGACAGAGGACTTCTTCACCATCTGGCTGGATCTCAACATGTTCCTACCCCTCGGGGTAGACTGCTGGATCGATAACACCAG GGTTGTCTACAACCGGAGCTCTGGGCTTGTGTCCAACGCCCCCGGTGTCCAGATCCGCGTCCCCGGCTTTGGCAAGACCTACTCTGTGGAGTACCTGGACAGCAGCAAGCTGGCAG GGTACCTGCACACACTGGTGCAGAACCTGGTCAACAACGGCTACGTGCGGGACGAGACTGTGCGCGCCGCCCCCTATGACTGGCGGCTGGAGCCCG GCCAGCAGGAGGAGTACTACCACAAGCTCGCAGGGCTGGTGGAGGAGATGCACGCTGCCTATGGGAAGCCTGTCTTCCTCATTGGCCACAGCCTTGGCTGTCTACACTTGCTCTATTTCCTGCTGCGCCAGCCCCAGGCCTGGAAGGACCGCTTCATCGATGGCTTCATCTCTCTTGGGGCTCCCTGGGGCGGCTCCATCAAGCCCATGCTGGTCTTGGCCTCAG GAGCGCCTTTGCCGAGGGATGTGCTTTACTGA